A stretch of the Gavia stellata isolate bGavSte3 chromosome 11, bGavSte3.hap2, whole genome shotgun sequence genome encodes the following:
- the MTERF4 gene encoding transcription termination factor 4, mitochondrial has translation RALPAAPGLFPRRGCGETAALRTMGFSEEQARRLLGLQPRLGPQRREAAAQLLLLLGLSAEAALGLLERSPALLRMPTERLQERAEELRRLGLDGGQLRRAVDRCPQLFTLPRRRMAAAVRLLRERCLFTAEQLREVLGTCPAVLLEEPRRLHHHFQYAYFRMGVQQKEMVKARLFRMPFAELRNRHIFLERRGLYHTPYKGQTQTSNPKLKDVLQLPEKAFLASLAHATLEEYEVFKKLLAREEEEEEKEEEEEDDHDELYTDGEEDLDSEESKAARE, from the exons cgcgccctccccgccgcgcccgggctcTTCCCCCGCCGCGGCTGCGGGGAGACGGCGGCGCTGCGGACCATGGGCTTCAGCGAGGAGCAGGCGCGGCGGCTGCTGGGCCTGCAGCCCCGGCTCGGCCCGCagcgccgggaggcggcggcgcagctgctgctgctgctggggcttaGCGCCGAGGCCGCCCTCGGCCTGCTGGAGCGGAGCCCGGCGCTGCTGCGGATGCCGACGGAGCGGCTGCAGGAACGCGCCGAGGAGCTGCGGCGCCTGGGGCTCGACGGAG GTCAGCTGCGGCGGGCGGTGGACCGCTGCCCGCAGCTCTTCACCTTGCCCCGGAGGAGGATGGCGGCGGCGGTGCGGCTGCTGCGGGAGCGGTGCCTCTTCACGgcggagcagctgagggaggtgctggggaCCTGCCCCGCCGTCCTGCTGGAGGAGCCGCGCCGCCTCCACCACCACTTCCAG TACGCGTACTTCAGGATGGGGGTCCAGCAGAAGGAGATGGTGAAGGCCCGGCTTTTCCGAATGCCCTTTGCCGAGCTCAGGAACCGGCACATCTTCCTGGAGCGCCGGGGGCTCTACCACACCCCGTACAAAGGCCAGACCCAAACCAGCAACCCCAAACTGAAGGACGTCCTCCAGCTCCCGGAGAAAGCCTTCCTGGCCAGCCTGGCCCATGCCACGCTGGAGGAGTACGAGGTCTTCAAGAAGCTGCTGGCtcgagaggaggaggaagaagagaaggaggaggaagaggaggatgaccACGATGAACTGTACACAGACGGAGAGGAAGACTTGGACAGCGAAGAAAGTAAAGCAGCGCGGGAGTGA